The nucleotide sequence TGATGCCAGGAAGCTTCATTCCAACCTTAAGATCCTTCATCTCATTCACCCCTTCTTGGAAGCTAAATACCTCAAAAGTTTCCCTTGGATCTCTTCCTGGTTTGGCCAATTCATCAATGATATCCTGAAGCGTTGGCAAACCTACTGTATCAGTCACATAGTTCTTTAGGTTTACCTTTGAACGCAAGTCACCATTATTGATCAAATCGCTAAGGTTAGCTCCAATATCAGCAGCCATTTTACTTACCAACTCATATCGCTCGGGGTGAACAGCACTTCTATCCAATGGATTTTCTGCATTTCTGATTCTCAAGAAACCAGCTGCTTGCTCATAGGCCTTATCTCCCAACCTAGGTACCTTTTTGATTTCCTCACGGCTTTTGAAAGGACCATTTTCATTTCTGTAATTAACTATGTTTTGAGCCAAAGATGGGCCTAGACCAGACACATAGGTCAACAACTGCTTGGAGGCAGTATTAACCTCCACTCCTACACCGTTTACACAGCTCATCACCGTATCATCAAGGGAATTCTTCAAGGCGTTTTGGTCAACATCGTGCTGGTATTGACCAACACCTATAGACTTTGGATCAATTTTCACCAACTCAGCCAATGGATCCATTAACCTTCTACCGATAGAAACCGCTCCCCTTACAGTTAGATCATGATCTGGGAATTCATCCCTCGCCACTTCTGAGGCAGAATAAATAGAAGCACCGCTTTCATTTACCATTACCACTAACACATGATTTGGAAGTCCTAAAGACTTGATAAACTGCTCGGTCTCTCTTCCTGCAGTGCCATTTCCAATAGCAATAGCTTGGACTTGATGCTTTTCAACCAAGTACTTTACCAAGGCTCCCGACTCTGTTACTTTTCTTTGTGGCTCATGAGGGAAAATAGCATCATAGTGCAACAACTGCCCTTGAGGTCCCAAGCACACTAGTTTACAACCTGTCCTGAAACCAGGATCAATCGCCATCACTGATTTTTCTCCCAATGGGGCTCCCAGCAATAACTGGCGAAGGTTCTCAGTGAATACCTTAATAGCCTCTTCATCTGCTTTTTTCTTGGTAAAAAGGCGAACCTCAGTTTCCATGGAAGGCTTCATCAAACGCTTATAGCAGTCTTTAATGGCCAACTTCACTTGCTCAGCACTGGTATTATTAGCGGTTACCACCATTTTCTCCATTAGCGCCAAAGCATCCAATTCTTCAGGAGAAGAATCCAACATTAAGAATAATTCCTTTTCACCTCTTCTCATGGCCAGCACCCTATGGGAAGGAGCTGTTTTGATCGGTTCTGCCCAATCGAAATAATCTTTATACTTGATCGCTTCGTTTTCCTTTCCTGGAATCACTTTAGAAACAAACTGACCTTCATTGATGAAAAGATCACGCATTTTCTTTCTCAACTCCGCATTCTCATTCACCCATTCGGCAATGATATCACGGGCTCCCTGCAAGGCTTCCTCCACATTAGCCACCTCTTTTTCCTCATCTATATAAGCACTGGCCTCACCTTCCAGATCAATTGATTCCTGTTCGAAAACCTTAGTTGCCAAAGGTTCCAATCCTTTCTCTTTGGCAATGGTTGCCTTGGTTCTTCTCTTTGGCTTATATGGAAGGTAAAGATCTTCCAAGGCTGACATGGTTTCTGCTGCATTGATCTTTTCTTCCAGTTCAGGGGTTAATTTTTCCTGCTCCTTGATTGATTTCAAGATGGCTTCTCTCCTTTTATCTAAGTCGCGAAGCTGCTGCACTCGGTCCCTGATGGCTGCTACTTGCACCTCATCCAATGAACCGGTTACTTCCTTCCGGTACCTTGAAATAAATGGTACCGTAGCCCCCTCGTCCAACAATTCAATGGTATCAGACACTTGCTTGTGTTTGATATTAAGCTCTTCGGCTATCTTTAGATAATGATTGATATTCATATATAATTAGATAAATAAATGTCCTGCTTAAGACCTGCAATTTAAAGTTTATCGTACAGTTTTCTGAAAGGAAATTGGTTTTATTGTGATGCTTATCACTAAGGGATTGTAAATCAAAATATAACTTTACCTGTCAATCAAGGAATAGGGGGTTCTGTTTTTGGAAACATTGAATTTCTAAAAGCTTACCTTTGTTCCACTAGGGTATTATTACTACAATCGAGTATTTATGAATTGGAAAAAGGAATTAAAAAGTTGGGCCATCATTTTAGGGGTGTTTGGATTTCTCTATTTGATGGACTGGCATACTCCTGTGATGGGAAAAATTCAATCTGTTGTATTGGCCACTGGCTTGTTTACTCCCAATGTGGACAAGGAAGAAAAGTTGTTTGAAGATTTCAACTATATGGCACAGTTCAAAGATCTCAATGGCAATCCTGTAAATTTGGAGTCTTATCGCGGCAAAACCATCTTCATCAACCTTTGGGCCACTTGGTGTCCACCTTGCAGGGCCGAAATGCCCCATATTGCCTCATTGCAAGAAAAGTTAAAAGAAGAAGAGAATATTGCCTTTTTAATGGTTAGCCTAGACCAGAATATTGATAAAGCTAAAAAATACATAGAGGACAAAGCCTTCACTTTCCCTGTGGTTCATGCAAGCTATGGTCTCAACAGTTCTTTTAAACATGAGTCAATACCAACCACCATGGTTATCAGCCCTGAAGGAAAGATGGTTTTCCGTCAAGAAGGCATGAGCAATTTTGACAGTGAAGAATTTAGGAACTTTCTTTTAAGTCTATAGGCAAGCCCTAATCTAAACTCATCACATAATCATATATCATTTTGGAAACCTCGGCCATGGCAGCAACTCCCTGGTCAGGGTTTTCCATATTTTTTGATAATAACACCAAAACATACTTTCTACCATCAGGTAACTGAACGATACCCGAATCATGTCTAACCCCTGTTATAGATCCTGTTTTATGGGCTACAATCACTTCCTTAGGTAATTTAGCAGGAATTAGCTCTTTAAAATGCTGGTCTTTAAGCACCCCTATCATTTCCTTACTTGCCTCCTGATTCACTGCCTCTCCCTTAGCTATAGCCTCCATGATCAACATTAAATCATAAGCGGTGGTAGTATTGCTCATACCCAACTCATAGGCCTTTATGTCCTCTACTCCCCGTAACACCTGAATATCCGTTGCTCCCAGATCTCGCATGCTTTGGTTAACCTTTTTCGCATCCAGATGATCAATCAAAATATTGGTAGCCAAATTGCTGCTTTTGGTAATCATCTCATAATTAAGTTCCCTGTAGGTAGTTTTTTGGCCGATTT is from Echinicola marina and encodes:
- a CDS encoding Tex family protein — its product is MNINHYLKIAEELNIKHKQVSDTIELLDEGATVPFISRYRKEVTGSLDEVQVAAIRDRVQQLRDLDKRREAILKSIKEQEKLTPELEEKINAAETMSALEDLYLPYKPKRRTKATIAKEKGLEPLATKVFEQESIDLEGEASAYIDEEKEVANVEEALQGARDIIAEWVNENAELRKKMRDLFINEGQFVSKVIPGKENEAIKYKDYFDWAEPIKTAPSHRVLAMRRGEKELFLMLDSSPEELDALALMEKMVVTANNTSAEQVKLAIKDCYKRLMKPSMETEVRLFTKKKADEEAIKVFTENLRQLLLGAPLGEKSVMAIDPGFRTGCKLVCLGPQGQLLHYDAIFPHEPQRKVTESGALVKYLVEKHQVQAIAIGNGTAGRETEQFIKSLGLPNHVLVVMVNESGASIYSASEVARDEFPDHDLTVRGAVSIGRRLMDPLAELVKIDPKSIGVGQYQHDVDQNALKNSLDDTVMSCVNGVGVEVNTASKQLLTYVSGLGPSLAQNIVNYRNENGPFKSREEIKKVPRLGDKAYEQAAGFLRIRNAENPLDRSAVHPERYELVSKMAADIGANLSDLINNGDLRSKVNLKNYVTDTVGLPTLQDIIDELAKPGRDPRETFEVFSFQEGVNEMKDLKVGMKLPGIITNITNFGAFVDVGVHQDGLVHLSHLADRYVSDPNEVVTVNQKVEVTVVEIDLARKRIGLSMKSDPFAERGKGKSGGGNRERRREREKEPEGDLAAKLAMLKGKFGK
- a CDS encoding TlpA family protein disulfide reductase, with amino-acid sequence MNWKKELKSWAIILGVFGFLYLMDWHTPVMGKIQSVVLATGLFTPNVDKEEKLFEDFNYMAQFKDLNGNPVNLESYRGKTIFINLWATWCPPCRAEMPHIASLQEKLKEEENIAFLMVSLDQNIDKAKKYIEDKAFTFPVVHASYGLNSSFKHESIPTTMVISPEGKMVFRQEGMSNFDSEEFRNFLLSL
- a CDS encoding serine hydrolase, coding for MKKYMPLILILSLLMISCNSPKEEKNNMEDLKVLKRNVKATLNTVQGDFAMAFKMVGNDSISLYINEKEGFHAASTMKTPVMIELYKQVENGAISLDDSVMVINEFKSIVDGSPYSMDISVDSQEGLYGKIGQKTTYRELNYEMITKSSNLATNILIDHLDAKKVNQSMRDLGATDIQVLRGVEDIKAYELGMSNTTTAYDLMLIMEAIAKGEAVNQEASKEMIGVLKDQHFKELIPAKLPKEVIVAHKTGSITGVRHDSGIVQLPDGRKYVLVLLSKNMENPDQGVAAMAEVSKMIYDYVMSLD